AGCCTTCAGAGCAAGAGAGAGGTGAGTGGTCTTGGGGTGAGGCTTGATGCACCCCCAGATTTAACGTCTATCTGACACTGTTGAGATCTGCTAAATTATGAAGCGGTATTTTGAAGACCACACTTCTTGCCTGAAAACATTAGTAGTTCATATAAGCACTGTCCAGTTTCTTAGTTATAGCTACTGGCTGGGCACTTAGGTGTCCATAAGACTTATTATCTAAACTGAgatacttttgaaaataaaagagacTGCAGTCAATGATTATACCAAACTGAGAGGTGCCCATCCAAACTGCCCCAGGCAAACCAGGAGGTATGGTCACACATCATGCCTATACAACACTTGACTCTTCTTGAAGTGCCTCGATCAGTTGTTTGCAAACACTTTCCAACTTCTTTGGGGGACTAACCCATCCatgttctgttgtttttctctatccagactcagagaaattaaagaagttcCCAGTTCTGGGGCCACCCACTTTGTCTTGTGATCTCACCCTGGGACCTCTGCCAGATACAGCACATCAGTTCCTAGGAAAAATGGATTCTCTCCATCCCCAGCTTCCTTCTCTAAGTCACTGAACCCACAGGTGTGTGCTTAACACACCTCACCCAGCCCTGGAACAACATCTTGCCAGATTAGCCCAGCAGAGGGAGAGGAACATAAGACATTATTGGATTTGTTCTCCTGTCAACAAAGGGATTTGGTGGGAAATTTGGAGGTTTTTTTGTCTCTACTGCTCACTCATACATTTGGAACATTTCTTGATTGCATAGTGGATTGGATTTGCCTTTTATAAATGGAGGGTAGAATTTAAAAAGGTCTGTgttttacgtgtgtgtgtatgtgtacactgGAGGCTGGGCATTGTGTATAGTGGAGTTGGGAGAGACAGAGCCCACAGGGTGGAATAGGGACTCAGGGGTCTATGATAGTCATTGGTCTGCAAGTATATGTTGGGAGACTATTACTTTGTTAGGACAGTGTTTCAAACTATTTGCTCAGATCAGTGGGGATTTAAGCAAAGGGGGGCTCTGACATTTTGgttctaatttaaaaattctagatttTTTGTGAAACTTGGTTCATGTGGGATGTGTAtgtgtttgctttgcttttttgttcagcaaaaataacagtaaaacCACGAGGTTTTAATTCATTGTTTACCAAATTAAAAAAGGTTTTGAAAACTTTAATTCACAATTGACAAGCGTGATGGCTCTGGTGGGTGGCCTCGAGGCTGAAGGAGAGACAACAGGGAGCCTCGCTTCTCCGGCTCCTGGTGGTATCCTGGTTCTGAGTCCTGTGGGTGCTGCAATCATGTCTTTAAACACTTAGCTGGGGGAGACTGATGAAATGTTTCATGATGAGCCCAAAGATTTATTCTTTCAGTCATAGAAGGTAGAGAAAACTGCTCCAAACTTTAGAAGAGGGGGTCATTTCTAGGGAACATAGGAGCCTGGAGAATTCATGCATTTTGTTGTATGGACAATTTGCAATTGATTGCcatttttataacttattttttacataaaaatggCACAGGATCATTACAGAAACTTTGGAAAAAATagaacgcacacacacacacacacaatctgtcATCTTATTAGTCAAAAATAACCACTTTCAGTATCTTAGTGTATTTTCCTCTAATCTTTTTCctttacatactatatatataaaagttttattatcttgacaaaaataagataatattgCAAGTTTTGCTTTCTGGAAGGGAAGATACAGCACAGGGCTCAAGATGGGATCTGGCTTCCAGTAGGCTAGTGGGCCAGGACTGGGGGATGGAAGATGGTGGGGACCACACAACAGACTCTCTTCACTTCCCTGAGAATCTACAGGATTGGATGCTCTAACATGAGACTCTTCTAGCATGTAGGAAGGCCTAGTTTTGTCCATTAGGCCACCAGGAGTGTGGCTGGAATGTTGGCAGAGCTCTTCTCTGGTTATGGAAGGAGGATCCTCTCTGGCTTAAGAAAggattttgttttagaaattaacTTTGAGTTTTACACATGTGAATTACTCATGTTTTCAGCTCAGCATGCACTAGGCAGACACAGAAACATGGAATCACAGTGCTCTGCTGTGGAGAACACATGACTACCATTCCACCTGCGAGTGGACGTCCCAGCAGACAGACAGCTTGGCTAGCCTCTCCCATTTTAGGGACAGAGAACCCGGACAGGCCCAGAAGAATTGAGCTGATCCTTCTGCTCCAAGGCATTTGACGTGTGAGGGTAGGTGCTGGCCCTGGCTTTCAGATTGAGGTTGACACACATGACACGTCTTCCCACAtaagcaaaacttcatctctcaGCAGACTCCTTGGAATAGAACAACAAGTTCACTTGCCAGTGTGGGAAAGACCACATTACCCTTCTCCCAAGAATCTTGCTACCTATTATCCCAGATGAGGGATCTTTTTATTACACTAGTTTTTCGCACATATACATATCTGTGAACCTAACCCGGAAATTTAGTGTAACCACATGTGCTAAAGATTGTAACAGAGAAAGGGCAGCGAACAGATTGTTTTAGTTTATCAAGACATAAATAACAtaacttcattttttatattaaaaaaagtcTTCTCCATATCTGTAAGTCATTGATGCTCAATCAGGGATGACTTTGCCCTCCAGGTGGCCTTGGTTCTCAAAATGTGTGTGGAGATCTTACAGATAGCTAAtgttttgaggccaaggctgatAAAccctccacaacaaagaattatttggccctgaatgtcaatagtgctgaggtggAAAAACCCTGGTATCCTCGCAAGACTGAATGAGTGGATGTATTGgtgatgttttctattttctgtgttttatgatgTTTTGACATCTTACAAAGTTTGCTGGCTAGGGAGAGACTGCCCCTGCTAGGACTAGCCCTGTTTTAGAGATAGCAAAAGGCTTGGCCAATCTCCAGACCAACCAATCTCGAGTCTGTAGCCCTAGCCACCTCCTTGTCTAACTCTCATACACTGAGCCACTATTTCCCCTGCCCTTGATTATCCTGGGGCCAGGTACCAGGCAACTGGAAACCACTCCTATAGCCCAAATCCTGCCAGAATGACTCAAACTAGTCCTGAATTATACACTCTGCACTGCCTTGCCTTTTTCATAGAAACCCCAATAAAGACTCTGGCTAAGAGGTTCCCGCTAGCTCTTCTCCCACCTGACCAAAACCAGGAGCTTCCCCTCTGGCCTTGTGGGACATGCATGTGTGACCCCCTCCTCTGGGACCTGTGAGCACAGTGAACTTCTTCCTTCCAAGCCTTGCTCCCATTTCCTCCTGAGAGCTCGCATTTCTTCCTGTCGCTCCACAGAGTTTATGCTTTCATGTCCAGCATATGTACATTCCTACAGCAGTAGGTACCAAAGAGAATTCCCTACCTCCGTCTTCATATCTGGCATATCTCTGGAAAATCCACTTTAAAAGTAATAATACAGAAACAATTCACATACTTTTTCAGGGCGCTTCTTTCCTGACGATCTTCCTCCAGTTCTCGGTAAAAAGTCTGtttgctaatttctttttccCAGAAGCTTTTGAGCTCATGACAAGTTTCACAGCAGAAGACTTCTCGACGGATGTATTGATTGTTCATCCCCTGAAATATACGAGTAAAGCAAATCCCAGTTCTTTAAATAAAGCCACTCTAGGTTTGGAGTGATAGAAAGATGAGCTTGCGTGTAGACACTGCCatttacactttttttctttgatgacTGTAGACACATCACACACTTGTattctgagtctgtttcctcaactgcaaatgggaataataatagctatgCCAGAAAACATCATGAAAAATTTTGAATTAGACAAAACCAAAAAGGGTATCTGGTAACTATTCCAAATTATCTGATTTTAAGGCTTGCCTTTTTCACTGTCTTTGAGCTATTTGACAATTTtgtaaattatagaaaaattataGTAATGAAAATGGTTCatgaacagagaaatccaaataaattctgtgcagtggaatgcaattgctATACCTACGAATATCAATTTTTTCattgatgtgtttttaaaattttcttttgactcagttgtaatatcttactagttttttccttatttatgttaaataaaatatttgataatcttcattttatatttgaatgtGACTCATTATTTTAGCTTTCTTAAAAAACTACCCTTTAACAGTTActtcagttgtgtgtgtgtgtgcatgtgtaacaTGCCCATCGTCAACAAAAGTGCTGAGCCTCATCATGCATGACAAATGGCCAACACCCAGTAAACAGTGTGCTCCTTTCATCCTTCCTCACAGAATAGCAAGAGCCTCTGCTGTCTATCGAGGACCCAATGTGGGCCCGGCACGCTTTACACACGGTTCCATCTGATGCTCACTATAGCTCTGTCTCCACTCACtgttcagataaggaaactagaGACAGAATCTGCTTGTGGCCATCACTGAAAATGGAAGAGCTGGCATTTGAACCTAGGTCTGTCCTTCTTCAGAGCCAGTGCTTTTTGCTCTACAGATCCTCTTTGCTCACACGAGGTGCCCACTGCATTTGGAAATGGGTATGTCCGGAGCAAGCTCATTCAGCATAAGTGTATACATCCTATGAAGGGACACATATGTAACccaaaaatgtttgctttttaccTTAACGTGGCCCACTTTCCAGATCTTAGTAGCGCCATCAGGCAGGCGTACACAAATGCCTTCATGACAAAACCCTCCCTGCCTGCTGGCAGCTCCTGCTCAGAGAAGTGCTTCAGCCCTGGCTGGAGACTGGAGAAGAGACCTGGTCCCTTACTCCACAGCTACAAAGTCCCTATGATCCCGTGCAAGCTGGGTTTTCCTGGGGCACCCAAAGGATTAGGGGCGAGAAAGGAGTTTAGAAAAAGCTTCAGAGAAGaggctggccgcggtggctcatgcctgtaatcccagcacttcgggaggccgaggcaggctgatcacaaggtcaggagatcaagaccatcctgcctaacacagtgaaaccctgtctctacaaaaatacaaaaaaattagccgggcgtggtggcgggcccctgttgtcccagctactcgggaggctgaggcaggagaacggcgtgaacccgggaggcagagcttgcagtgagccgagatcgcgccactacactccagcctgggcgacagagcgagactccgtctcaaaaaaaaaaaaaaaagcttcagagaaaaaataacatttattattttatatttacgatatggaataatttgtattttatttatattacactTATATGTATAATAGTAGAATATGATGCTCTCATCAGAGGGGCAGCAAGAGCTTCCCACGTGAAGGGAACAGCATGTGTAAGTGTCCCGAGGTAAGAAGAAGCTTGAAACTGAAAACAGCTTTGGGTATTCGATAAAGATTTTAAGAATCTGCTTCCGGTGTTCTTCCTCCTGGACCCATCTTCCAATCACCTGCTTATTTCTGTAGTCAGAGCTGCCCTAGAAAAAACTGCTGAGCATGTGGGTGGGTGGTGGCAGGGAGGCACATCAGGGTAGGGACGATTGAAGGAGAtgtggggagagaagagggagagaacaTTTTCCTCAGTGCCAGCTGCTCTGCGGGTGGTTCTCACTGGTCACACACAGCTACGTGAGGgccattgttttcttatttaaaacatttttattttttattaaacatttaaaaataatttttaaatatatttttaaattgacaaataaaagctGTGTATAATTGTGTACAAGATGACGTTTTGAAATGTGTACACATTGTGGAATAGCTAAATGGAGCTAATTCACATCTCATTTTGCACATAAAGGAGCTGATTTTCAGAGGCATTGATAGACGGTGTTGAGGTTCCACAGCTTGAGAGCAGTGTGGCTGTCAGGACCTGGAGCCTGCACTCTTCCTACCGCTCCCAGACACTCCCTGGAAAGAGGAAGTTTGACTTAGGTGCCCTCTCCCACTTCAGGCGCTCAGTGACCTTACCCTTTCCTGTGACTGATGGACGCTGGGGTGTTTGTGACTTAGAGCGATAGAGCTTCTTGAACAGAAGCTcagtcaaattttgtttttaatacattgAAGCATTTAATGGGTGTTCAGTTATTCAAGTTAAATGACCCCCTTCcaaattatctttttcatatgaaGAGCCGGCGCCTTTGGAGTATCTCAGACACTGAGGGTCTGAGCGTGGATTGCTTTTCTACTTTCTGGGTAAGGGAAACGCTCACATCCAGTCACCTTCTGCAGTCTGCTAGGCTGCAGCTGTGCCTTGGACCCTCTGGAATTTCTCTCTGCACCCTGGGACTGTCCTCCAGCCTGACCCGAGCACATGCTCCTGTCTTTCAAGGGCATATTTCTcacttattttctttcccagGGTAATCATTCAGTGCACAGAATTCTAATAAATTTCTAGCCACTGGACATTGAAAGAGAAGCCACTAACAAAATACATctgattttacattttcattcataGAACTAGGGTGTGGAACGCATGCCCTCCTCTAGCAATTAGGTTTCCTGTGGGTTTTGTTCAGGCTCCAGGACTATCTAAGGCATCTCATTTTCCTGATGTACAAGTTCAAGATAAGAAGACAGTGCTTGCTTTTAACTGTGAGGAAGGTGTTAAATGCAGAATTTGCAATGTAAGTATGCCAAAGGTAATGCCTTTTATATGCATAAtattttcacagattttttttaaattacaaaataccCCTAAAGATTACAAGTTCATATTAGGTACCTGGCATTTAGAAAAAGGATAGCTTGGTCAAACAGGTACTCATTGAAATGTTCTTCTTTTCTCAAAATTGATAATGAACATTTTATTCGAAAGA
The nucleotide sequence above comes from Pongo pygmaeus isolate AG05252 chromosome 13, NHGRI_mPonPyg2-v2.0_pri, whole genome shotgun sequence. Encoded proteins:
- the LOC129044581 gene encoding protein FAM240B; protein product: MNNQYIRREVFCCETCHELKSFWEKEISKQTFYRELEEDRQERSALKKLREEWRQRLETRLRMLDNPDEKEKPAHTAD